One genomic window of Brienomyrus brachyistius isolate T26 chromosome 16, BBRACH_0.4, whole genome shotgun sequence includes the following:
- the LOC125709620 gene encoding xin actin-binding repeat-containing protein 2-like isoform X1, whose translation MELQSVNKPQGEPSPSIPRPQGDNASTEVAKEDLEANKKIERFDIPLDSLKMVFENCTEVGADRIAHSPTPRRSTAGPTSNTSLEQKRTSSNPSQGSSQAADSVSGSRRQKRSREDMSQSDNGEPAEAEAVSVKERMALYQAAVSKRDASGASSVVLGESEPCSLPGGLASVKKQFESQEIASSQSGTTQAQLQQRPAQVSHDQNFHQSNIAAHYENHDDETVRASEGEDLPKLSTRALKQQYEKTIEQASPSKPIKTDVDFSQFQWGQDVNLSSETSTERMYETSSIIREVEGRTSAYGSMENFPPPPSDLLQVPERPYSPEPVELNFKPIVTKEQYSKQRNLYEFKRLYKHINPEVRKSLESDFFNELESHGGTADDYQQARFMFENSGSSPSKCLSPEREYMEWDEILKGEVQSMRWIFENKPLDSIREYSPDNDNIKNIAQKEIIAGNDVKYTAWMFETQPMDALGTSSPDSAEYRGKITDWARGDVRTATWLFETQPLDTLNTIYQEEEPITTISTNDVIGGDVQYGRYLFENEHLDSLGHTETIDESHFLQLKSELEEIKGGVKKTTSMFETQPMCVIRGEAGEMLEITTVRREETERGDVKTSRWLFETQPLDMINQDPAQVKLVCGVSMENNYQGGLNKGRWLFEMKTLDSVQFEDGENSRLQTEEIIGSDVRKHCRMFEMQPLDALKDHSNDKPWYTDEIIGGDVQSTRQFFEGAPGEHFKDMSEVGKLQKAVALQEERGDVSHQKWLFESQPLENIREEKREIMRTVKLEENDKGDVSNCKEIFETTNLGRHDQIQKMEVEGITSGYVKANKVYFESTPIYAMQDNSGGYHEVKAVRREEIVQGNVQSFKWMFETCPIDQFYESMNKFQLIKGISKEEIESGNVKTTKWLFETQPLDSIKYFSIAKDEEVEDNNSENDIVKGDVNKCRWLFETQPMDVLYEKMEGKGERETENVQKGDVKTCTWLFETQDLDTIGDSSQSDIKTYTIKLDDVKGNDVQMTRFLFETENLENITGEEVAAFKKVTDIDIQSGDVSKMKYIFENQSSDIMTSSSKETMQKLKYITPEDLQKGNVINCTWLFENQPIDNIHGNSEEAKDTHTVNDVLGGDVNRSRFIFETLSLDKIQEDSSKSETTDIQSIHTEIEKGYVKNHTIMFETQPLYAIRDQEGNYHEVTTVTKEDVTKGDVLGTRWLFETKPLDSIKDTNEVYVIKAVTEENVQKGDVTSARWRFETQPLDEISEDAKVFVRTVDDIQGGDVRSSKQRFENSDTSQNFARMVSTSEIQKGDVKSAAWMFETNTIDEIHDKECREMERVGKDEMLKGDVKQSVWLFEKQPLDTLKDVDTTNAGMNLEEIPQGDVKTTMWLFETTPFHKFNENRAEKVEIVGKSVRETLEKLNCQKAASSHGIIIEADEVGDVRMAKFKLMNRDVPEIQKEKVIGVDLKNIVMNLLKHEEVSKSAVTINEEERGDIDTTVKRLFNQETRLNVSKEEIIRGDIQEAINSLLTKEGSERQGILIQEDEKGDIKMTMYSLLNNNRSTTVDKEHIVEGNVRGTLHRLLSNPDNPEQLVRIKVGETERGNVSFYSTCIESGALDYLKQLQAEPDEVPNGKEEKEQIVGGDVEEIKLVLRRSQLQIERTIAEDDIVPGDVHNTAQVFMTQPDTSSATVQKKEIEKGDVRSALDSLKQAMEQTVVIEKEELVKGDINTTLRSLKEFQNQQKVVERPEIVPGDIKGALRSLEESMSTNVDSVIEDLVPGDIKGAIKSLEMAKHAVKEIEKEEILKGDIQSAKHSLREASNERMVCQQQASEQGNVKDTIQLLLETATKQHKPIKDRYMKVSVKSLYDIQEQTKMEREDMIKGDAKSAVKSILKTEQHTIVKPVHAVKNLSLSVESHKNTKKLIKPVKSSFSTQMDHSHTTKSTVALGINRGSSQMKMTAKQTQEIGTVKQTSEQTAVTQNLEVKSLRTDLHKNSRKTENKAKPKLCLQLSASAPLSDPEFPPPPPECDSQVSAAPCLPLMRQDSDLPPPPPPPPPMEPLKFEADHFPPPPSPPPAAMTRYDYLPPPPSQGELAFMPVCDFPAKTRKITEEPMKASSMFKSARPDLPKSAGISLQNSMQELPCLPQKTFIPPVKLPTPDPEPQSTKQKPYMRKFKTPLMIAEEKYRKQKEETEKKTGVSSFILSSGINENSSGAFEGVIADNKNSKQLGEIMKSEGFLRNGEETVTKGTLDTASPDPSVQSTQPKIPLAKNPNSAVKQNPFESLKCDSYSKNKCVSASVLYQTIPTCPTRPETSSLKEQTASVSSVKFHSTPEALQPSNKMMMSTAVGKLASVLNTSSESVIVKENVVHSLKSITNEGRISIKAENDWPASHDLGQVLQQPQRNMIPKVTQNLKPKISLVSNVEEIEIQQQNKAKKRDQQSAVKRKSQATQEETIQSKKGDSLLAFDVHETSTVKTSSEQTNIESEQFAKGYHQTAVKGKSQVKHEETIQSKKGDSLLAHDVCETGIVKISSEQTNTESEQNTAKQRESERISTGNDSRAEIQKKKKHKSKKEKTTVREEKMTDCLKTLCETNAVKTSSEQTNTESEEVVSGDQQTKVRRKSQAKQEETNESKKGDSLLARDVHETGIVKTSSEQTNTESKQVVSGDQQTEVKGESQTKQEETNQSTKDDSLLACDVCETNTVKTSSEQTNTESEQVVSGDQQTAVKGKSQAKQEETNQSMKDDSLLACDVHETGVVKTNSEQTNTESEQVVSGDQQTEVKGESQTKQEETNQSTKDDSVLQCDVCETNAVKINSEQTNTECERVVSGDHQTAVKGESQTKQEETNQSTKDDSLLAHDVCETGIVKISSEQTNTESEQNTAKQRESERISTGNDSRAEIQKTKKHKSKKEKTTVREEKMTDCLKTVPDQEEIRVVQTHHTVQRMHTEVQQEVLITGNNLQPGFQQQGTVQLQNKVKSQKQKEKASKQQVKEQAGQGCCSIQVKTAGMSLQEESIISAASRGGIEIHGEIQKILLDIEDLQEASAKVDPKMVQELLAKFPECMLGSEKKRQFKEIAVENNMQNVKEIITYVRNLVEAKLTHSEETVAKIEQHTSKSITDKTISSEATSNGSKINTRSSNTEVQKNVTKEKKTSHDNRNTEESQVKPECRGRPSPLHSPSPANINTASTQITDTTQTLSSPVINKSPIPPSPSVDKCESPITQKNRATSTPTFDKFEDQSQMKDPTVNLTDGAPPLEEQKPAQILEKNSESVESPPSPHHYTEVKAIAAELSEMSESLLKLVSVNENQGLFGEGPRVEVKRNYSHEDSIHASYVEDLKLDGMDIEKEEVPWVDLSELVHRFETPGENVHIRKEAVVIVEGLESNTEDIITEEDKRILDVEEMPVVNITAIEGLFEITEETSCTNYEKTRVDKVDLNEAMKDSVMETQPSFLMEDRGLEDQAQPADFTETVREQFLSADDLGDDGFKSETVSQHSEGLPACYPLLSNANVVKRKTAVLEPSEGSSHENIVSTSTESEGIFEGVSCGVIQEITSQIVSHHSQEGTIVTEDSSSGVRAVLCVSQEGLPDGVSDRGQAELP comes from the exons GAAGTAGGAGCTGACAGAATAGCGCACAGCCCAACACCCAGGAGATCCACTGCGGGGCCAACGAGCAACACGTCCTTAGAACAGAAAAGGACCTCCTCTAATCCCAGCCAGGGATCCAGTCAAG CTGCGGACAGCGTGAGCGGAAGCAGGCGGCAGAAACGTTCCAGGGAAGACATGAGCCAAAGCGACAACGGCGAGCCAGCAGAGGCAGAGGCTGTGTCGGTGAAGGAGCGCATGGCTCTGTACCAGGCTGCAGTCTCCAAGAGGGATGCCAGCGGTGCCTCCAGTGTG GTCCTGGGGGAGTCCGAACCATGCTCCTTACCTGGGGGGCTCGCCAGCGTCAAGAAGCAATTTGAGAGCCAGGAAATCGCCTCATCTCAGAGCGGCACCACCCAGGCGCAGCTCCAGCAGCGACCTGCGCAG gtcTCACATGATCAAAATTTTCACCAGAGCAACATAGCTGCCCATTATGAAAACCATGATGATGAAACAG TGAGGGCATCAGAAGGAGAGGATCTACCAAAACTTTCCACCAGGGCTTTGAAGCAGCAGTATGAAAAAACCATTGAACAGGCATCACCAAGCAAACCAATTAAG acTGATGTTGATTTCAGCCAGTTTCAGTGGGGCCAAGATGTAAATCTATCATCTGAAACTTCAACAGAGCGAATGTATGAAACATCATCCATAATTAGGGAAGTGGAGGGGAGAACCTCGGCCTATGGGAGCATGGAGAACTTCCCTCCTCCACCTTCAGATCTACTGCAGGTTCCTGAACGTCCCTACTCACCTGAGCCAGTAGAACTGAACTTTAAACCCATAGTCACAAAGGAACAATATTCTAAGCAGAGAAATCTGTATGAGTTCAAGCGCTTGTACAAGCACATTAATCCAGAGGTCCGTAAGAGTCTCGAGAGTGACTTTTTCAATGAGTTGGAGAGTCATGGTGGAACCGCAGATGATTACCAGCAGGCCAGATTTATGTTTGAGAATTCTGGAAGCAGTCCAAGCAAGTGTTTAAGCCCAGAAAGAGAGTACATGGAGTGGGATGAGATCCTCAAAGGAGAAGTACAGTCCATGCGCTGGATATTTGAAAACAAACCCCTGGACTCAATAAGAGAATACTCCCCTGATAATGACAACATAAAGAACATTGCCCAAAAGGAGATCATTGCAGGGAATGATGTCAAGTACACGGCATGGATGTTTGAGACCCAACCAATGGATGCACTGGGCACAAGCTCCCCAGATTCAGCTGAATACCGGGGCAAAATAACTGACTGGGCAAGAGGAGATGTCCGCACTGCTACCTGGCTCTTTGAAACACAGCCATTAGACACACTTAATACAATCTATCAGGAGGAGGAGCCAATCACAACTATCAGCACAAATGATGTGATTGGAGGGGACGTGCAATATGGCAGGTATTTGTTTGAAAATGAACACCTTGACTCTCTGGGTCATACAGAGACCATTGATGAAAGTCATTTCCTGCAACTAAAATCAGAACTTGAGGAGATTAAGGGAGGAGTCAAGAAAACAACCAGCATGTTTGAAACCCAGCCTATGTGTGTCATCAGGGGGGAAGCTGGTGAGATGCTAGAAATTACAACCGTTCGCAGAGAGGAAACTGAGAGAGGAGATGTCAAGACATCCCGTTGGCTCTTTGAAACCCAGCCTTTAGACATGATCAACCAGGACCCTGCTCAGGTGAAACTTGTTTGCGGAGTGTCTATGGAGAATAACTATCAGGGTGGGTTGAACAAGGGCAGATGGCTTTTTGAGATGAAAACTTTAGACTCCGTTCAATTTGAGGATGGGGAGAACTCTAGGCTCCAAACAGAGGAAATAATTGGATCTGATGTCCGCAAGCATTGCAGGATGTTTGAGATGCAGCCTTTGGATGCTTTGAAAGATCATTCCAATGATAAACCCTGGTATACAGATGAAATTATAGGAGGTGATGTCCAATCAACCAGACAGTTTTTTGAAGGTGCTCCAGGGGAGCATTTCAAGGACATGTCTGAGGTAGGCAAACTTCAAAAAGCTGTAGCATTACAAGAGGAGAGAGGCGATGTTAGTCATCAGAAATGGCTCTTTGAGAGCCAACCACTTGAGAACATCAGAGAGGAGAAAAGGGAGATAATGCGTACTGTGAAACTTGAAGAAAATGACAAGGGAGATGTCTCAAACTGCAAGGAAATATTTGAAACTACCAATTTAGGCAGACATGACCAAATTCAAAAAATGGAAGTAGAGGGTATAACCAGTGGCTATGTGAAGGCAAACAAAGTCTATTTTGAATCTACACCCATTTATGCCATGCAGGATAATTCAGGCGGTTACCATGAGGTGAAAGCAGTACGACGGGAGGAGATAGTGCAAGGGAATGTCCAAAGTTTCAAGTGGATGTTTGAAACATGTCCTATTGATCAGTTTTATGAGAGTATGAACAAGTTCCAGCTTATAAAAGGAATATCCAAAGAGGAGATTGAATCAGGCAATGTTAAAACGACTAAGTGGCTTTTTGAGACGCAGCCACTGGACTCTATCAAATATTTCAGCATCGCCAAGGATGAGGAAGTTGAGGACAATAACTCTGAAAATGACATAGTGAAAGGGGATGTGAATAAATGCAGATGGCTGTTTGAAACTCAACCCATGGATGTTCTTTATGAGAAAATGGAGGGGAAAGGTGAAAGAGAAACGGAAAACGTCCAAAAAGGGGATGTGAAAACGTGTACTTGGCTTTTTGAAACACAAGACCTTGACACAATCGGAGACAGTTCCCAATCGGACATAAAGACGTACACCATCAAACTGGATGATGTCAAAGGGAATGATGTCCAGATGACACGTTTTCTTTTTGAGACTGAGAACCTGGAAAATATCACAGGAGAAGAGGTTGCTGCTTTTAAGAAGGTCACAGATATTGATATTCAGTCTGGTGATGTATCTAAGATGAAGTATATATTTGAAAACCAGTCCTCTGATATAATGACCTCAAGCTCAAAGGAGACTATGCAAAAGCTAAAATATATTACGCCGGAAGATCTTCAGAAAGGAAATGTGATTAACTGCACATGGCTGTTTGAAAATCAGCCTATAGACAACATCCATGGAAATTCTGAAGAAGCTAAGGACACTCACACTGTAAATGATGTACTAGGAGGCGATGTCAATAGAAGTCGTTTTATTTTTGAGACGTTGTCTTTGGATAAAATCCAGGAGGATTCCTCCAAATCAGAAACCACAGATATTCAATCTATCCACACAGAGATTGAGAAGGGTTATGTGAAAAATCACACCATAATGTTCGAAACTCAGCCATTATATGCCATCAGAGATCAAGAGGGCAATTACCATGAGGTCACTACTGTCACCAAGGAGGATGTGACAAAAGGTGATGTATTGGGAACAAGATGGCTGTTTGAAACTAAACCTCTTGATTCCATAAAGGACACAAATGAGGTTTATGTTATCAAAGCTGTCACGGAGGAGAATGTTCAGAAAGGAGATGTCACCTCAGCCAGGTGGAGGTTCGAGACACAGCCTCTTGATGAGATTTCTGAAGACGCAAAAGTTTTTGTTAGGACTGTGGATGATATTCAAGGGGGAGATGTTAGGAGTAGCAAGCAGCGCTTCGAGAACAGTGACACGTCTCAGAATTTTGCGAGGATGGTCAGCACGAGTGAAATACAAAAGGGGGATGTCAAAAGTGCTGCGTGGATGTTTGAGACAAATACAATTGATGAAATCCATGATAAAGAATGCAGAGAAATGGAAAGAGTAGGAAAAGATGAGATGTTAAAGGGGGATGTCAAGCAGTCGGTATGGCTTTTTGAAAAACAGCCTCTTGACACGCTTAAAGACGTCGACACAACCAACGCTGGCATGAACCTGGAGGAGATTCCACAAGGGGATGTGAAAACGACAATGTGGCTATTTGAAACAACACCTTTCCACAAGTTTAATGAAAACAGGGCGGAGAAAGTTGAAATAGTGGGCAAAAGCGTCAGAGAGACCCTTGAAAAGCTGAACTGTCAGAAAGCAGCCAGCTCACACGGAATAATAATAGAGGCGGATGAAGTTGGCGACGTCAGAATGGCAAAGTTCAAGCTCATGAATCGGGACGTTCCAGAAATCCAAAAGGAAAAAGTCATCGGTGTGGACCTGAAAAATATAGTAATGAATTTGCTGAAGCATGAGGAAGTATCTAAAAGCGCAGTTACAATAAATGAGGAAGAAAGGGGTGATATCGATACAACAGTGAAACGGCTGTTCAACCAGGAGACACGCCTCAACGTAAGTAAAGAGGAAATCATCAGAGGAGATATCCAGGAGGCCATTAACAGCCTACTGACGAAGGAAGGATCTGAAAGACAGGGTATACTTATTCAGGAGGATGAGAAAGGAGATATAAAGATGACTATGTATTCTCTTCTCAATAATAATAGAAGTACTACTGTTGATAAAGAGCACATCGTTGAAGGTAATGTTAGAGGGACTCTACATAGGCTCCTTTCTAACCCTGATAATCCAGAGCAACTTGTGCGAATAAAAGTAGGTGAAACAGAAAGGGGAAATGTTAGTTTTTACTCTACCTGTATAGAGTCTGGTGCATTAGACTACCTCAAACAGCTCCAGGCTGAACCAGATGAGGTTCCCAATGGTAAGGAAGAGAAAGAACAAATTGTAGGTGGCGATGTAGAAGAGATAAAGCTTGTCCTGAGAAGGAGTCAGCTGCAAATTGAACGCACCATAGCTGAGGATGACATCGTCCCGGGTGACGTCCACAACACTGCTCAGGTTTTCATGACTCAGCCGGACACGTCGAGCGCCACTGTGCAGAAGAAGGAGATCGAGAAGGGGGACGTGAGATCAGCCTTGGACTCTCTAAAACAGGCCATGGAGCAGACGGTTGTGATTGAGAAGGAGGAATTGGTGAAAGGTGACATCAACACCACACTGAGGTCACTCAAAGAGTTCCAGAATCAACAGAAGGTAGTTGAACGGCCAGAGATTGTCCCAGGTGACATCAAGGGAGCACTTCGATCTCTCGAAGAGTCAATGTCCACAAATGTTGATAGTGTCATTGAAGACTTAGTACCTGGTGATATCAAAGGTGCCATTAAGTCATTGGAGATGGCTAAGCATGCCGTGAAAGAGATTGAGAAAGAGGAGATTCTTAAAGGGGATATTCAATCTGCAAAGCATAGCTTACGAGAGGCTTCTAATGAGAGGATGGTCTGCCAGCAGCAAGCGAGTGAACAGGGCAATGTTAAAGACACCATACAGCTCTTACTGGAAACTGCAACTAAACAGCATAAACCCATCAAAGACAGATACATGAAAGTGTCTGTAAAGTCTCTATATGACATACAGGAGCAAACTAAAATGGAACGAGAGGATATGATCAAAGGAGATGCTAAAAGTGCAGTAAAAAGCATACTGAAGACAGAGCAGCATACCATTGTAAAACCAGTTCACGCTGTTAAGAATTTATCCCTAAGTGTGGAATCCCATAAAAACACGAAAAAGCTCATTAAACCAGTGAAGAGCAGTTTTTCAACTCAGATGGACCATTCCCATACAACAAAAAGCACAGTGGCGTTAGGAATCAACAGAGGTTCATCACAAATGAAGATGACTGCAAAACAGACACAGGAGATTGGGACTGTCAAACAAACATCAGAACAAACAGCAGTCACCCAGAACCTTGAGGTTAAATCTCTTAGGACAGATCTTCATAAGaacagcagaaaaacagaaaataaggCCAAACCAAAATTATGCCTCCAACTGTCAGCCTCTGCTCCATTATCTGACCCGGAGTTTCCACCTCCACCTCCAGAATGTGACAGTCAGGTATCTGCCGCTCCTTGTCTGCCTCTCATGAGGCAAGACAGTGATcttcctccacccccacccccacctccacctATGGAGCCATTGAAGTTTGAAGCTGACCACTTCCCAcctcctccatctcctcctcCAGCAGCAATGACAAGATATGACtatttgccacccccaccttcaCAGGGAGAACTCGCATTTATGCCTGTTTGTGATTtccctgcaaagaccagaaaaaTCACGGAGGAACCAATGAAAGCATCCTCTATGTTCAAAAGTGCCAGGCCTGACCTGCCAAAGTCTGCCGGAATCTCGTTGCAAAACTCAATGCAGGAATTACCTTGTCTACCACAGAAGACGTTCATTCCACCAGTAAAACTACCCACACCTGATCCCGAGCCCCAATCCACAAAACAAAAACCTTATATGAGAAAATTTAAAACTCCACTGATGATTGCTGAGGAAAagtacagaaaacagaaagaagaAACTGAGAAGAAGACAGGAGTCTCTTCCTTCATTTTGTCTTCCGGTATTAATGAGAATTCCAGTGGTGCATTTGAAGGGGTCATCGCTGATAACAAAAATTCAAAGCAATTGGGGGAGATAATGAAATCAGAGGGCTTTCTGCGGAATGGGGAAGAGACTGTGACCAAAGGCACATTGGACACTGCATCACCTGATCCATCTGTTCAGTCAACACAGCCAAAGATCCCTTTAGCAAAGAATCCAAATTCTGCAGTTAAACAAAATCCTTTCGAATCTTTGAAATGTGACAGTTATTCTAAAAACAAATGTGTCTCTGCTTCTGTTCTGTATCAAACTATACCCACGTGTCCTACAAGGCCTGAAACGTCTTCCCTAAAAGAACAGACTGCATCAGTTTCTTCTGTTAAATTCCACTCTACCCCTGAAGCACTGCAGCCTTCAAACAAGATGATGATGTCCACTGCTGTTGGGAAACTTGCTAGTGTGTTGAATACCAGCTCAGAAAGTGTTATTGTTAAAGAAAATGTTGTCCACAGCTTGAAAAGCATTACAAATGAAGGCAGGATTTCTATTAAGGCTGAAAATGATTGGCCTGCCTCACACGACCTGGGGCAGGTACTGCAGCAGCCTCAGAGAAATATGATTCCAAAAGTAACTCAGAATTTAAAGCCTAAAATTTCCTTGGTTTCCAATGTTGAAGAAATAGAAATTCAACAGCAAAATAAAGCTAAGAAAAGAGATCAGCAATCTGCAGTAAAGAGGAAAAGTCAGGCGACACAAGAAGAAACAATTCAAAGTAAAAAAGGTGATAGTTTACTAGCCTTTGATGTGCATGAAACTAGTACAGTGAAAACAAGCAGTGAACAGACAAACATAGAAAGTGAACAGTTTGCCAAAGGTTATCACCAAACTGCAGTCAAGGGGAAAAGTCAGGTGAAACATGAAGAAACAATTCAAAGTAAAAAAGGTGATAGTTTACTAGCACATGATGTGTGTGAAACTGGCATAGTGAAAATAAGCAGTGAACAGACAAACACGGAAAGTGAACAGAACACGGCCAAACAGAGAGAATCTGAAAGGATTTCTACTGGGAATGACAGCAGAGCAGAAATacagaagaagaaaaaacataaatcaaagaaggaaaaaaccactgtgAGGGAGGAGAAGATGACGGATTGCTTGAAAACATTGTGTGAAACGAACGCAGTGAAAACAAGCAGTGAACAGACTAACACAGAAAGTGAAGAGGTTGTCAGTGGAGATCAACAAACTAAAGTGAGGAGGAAAAGTCAGGCAAAACAAGAAGAAACAAATGAGAGTAAGAAAGGTGATAGTTTACTAGCACGTGATGTGCATGAAACTGGCATAGTGAAAACAAGCAGTGAACAGACAAATACAGAAAGTAAACAGGTTGTCAGTGGAGATCAACAAACTGAAGTAAAGGGAGAAAGTCAGACGAAACAAGAAGAAACAAATCAGAGCACAAAAGATGACAGTTTACTAGCATGTGATGTGTGTGAAACGAACACAGTGAAAACAAGCAGTGAGCAGACAAACACAGAAAGTGAACAGGTTGTCAGTGGAGATCAACAAACTGCAGTGAAGGGGAAAAGTCAGGCAAAACAAGAAGAAACAAATCAGAGTATGAAAGATGATAGTTTACTAGCATGTGATGTGCATGAAACAGGTGTAGTGAAAACAAACAGTGAACAGACAAACACAGAAAGTGAACAGGTTGTCAGTGGAGATCAACAAACTGAAGTAAAGGGAGAAAGTCAGACGAAACAAGAAGAAACAAATCAGAGCACAAAAGATGACAGTGTACTTCAATGTGATGTGTGTGAAACGAACGCAGTGAAAATAAACAGTGAACAGACAAACACAGAATGTGAACGGGTTGTTAGTGGAGATCACCAAACCGCAGTAAAGGGAGAAAGTCAGACGAAACAAGAAGAAACAAATCAGAGTACGAAAGATGATAGTTTACTAGCACATGATGTGTGTGAAACTGGCATAGTGAAAATAAGCAGTGAACAGACAAACACAGAAAGTGAACAGAACACGGCCAAACAGAGAGAATCTGAAAGGATTTCTACTGGGAATGACAGCAGAGCAGAAATACAGAAGACGAAAAAACATAAATCaaagaaggaaaaaaccactgtgAGGGAGGAGAAGATGACGGATTGCTTGAAAACAGTTCCAGACCAGGAAGAAATCAGAGTGGTGCAGACACACCATACTGTCCAACGGATGCACACTGAAGTCCAACAAGAAGTACTCATCACTGGAAATAACCTTCAGCCCGGTTTCCAACAGCAGGGGACAGTTCAGCTACAGAATAAGGTCAAGtctcaaaaacaaaaagaaaaggcAAGTAAACAACAAGTGAAGGAACAAGCAGGGCAAGGATGTTGCAGTATTCAAGTAAAAACAGCCGGCATGTCATTACAAGAGGAGTCTATAATTTCAGCAGCTAGCAGGGGAGGCATAGAAATCCATGGAGAAATTCAGAAGATTTTGCTTGATATTGAAGATCTTCAGGAAGCATCAGCTAAAGTTGATCCCAAAATGGTCCAGGAGTTACTTGCTAAATTCCCTGAATGCATGCTTGGCTCTGAGAAAAAGAGACAGTTTAAGGAAATTGCAGTCGAGAATAATATGCAAAATGTAAAAGAGATCATCACCTATGTGAGAAATCTAGTTGAAGCGAAGCTTACACATTCAGAGGAAACTGTTGCTAAGATTGAGCAACATACCAGTAAATCCATAACTGACAAGACTATTTCTTCTGAAGCTACATCAAATGGATCTAAAATAAACACCAGGTCCTCAAACACTGAAGTTCAGAAGAACGTTACAAAAGAGAAAAAGACATCACATGACAACAGAAATACTGAAGAGAGTCAAGTAAAACCTGAGTGTAGGGGCAGACCTTCACCCTTGCATTCGCCATCACCTGCTAACATTAACACTGCATCCACTCAGATAACTGACACCACCCAGACACTCTCCTCTCCAGTAATCAACAAGTCCCCTATTCCCCCAAGCCCTTCAGTAGACAAATGTGAATCACCCATAACTCAAAAGAACAGGGCCACATCAACTCCGACCTTCGATAAGTTTGAAGACCAGTCCCAAATGAAGGACCCCACTGTCAATCTGACCGACGGAGCACCTCCattagaggagcagaagcctgcACAAATACTTGAAAAGAACTCTGAAAGCGTGGAGTCTCCACCATCTCCCCATCACTATACTGAAGTGAAAGCCATTGCTGCAGAGCTCTCAGAAATGTCAGAATCATTGCTGAAGCTCGTGTCAGTGAATGAAAATCAAGGGCTCTTTGGAGAAGGTCCAAGGGTAGAGGTGAAAAGGAACTATTCACATGAGGATTCCATCCATGCCTCTTACGTGGAGGATCTCAAGCTAGATGGCATGGACATAGAGAAGGAGGAGGTCCCCTGGGTTGACCTGTCAGAGCTTGTCCACAGATTTGAAACTCCAGGAGAAAATGTTCACATTAGAAAAGAAGCTGTTGTTATAGTGGAAGGACTGGAAAGTAATACTGAAGACATAATTACTGAAGAGGACAAGAGGATCCTTGACGTGGAAGAAATGCCAGTTGTTAATATCACAGCTATTGAAGGTCTTTTTGAAATAACTGAGGAAACTTCATGTACAAATTACGAAAAAACAAGAGTGGATAAAGTGGACCTGAATGAAGCCATGAAAGACAGTGTCATGGAGACACAACCTTCATTTCTTATGGAGGACCGTGGGCTGGAGGATCAAGCTCAACCAGCTGATTTTACAGAGACTGTCAGGGAGCAGTTCTTAAGCGCTGATGATCTTGGCGACGACGGTTTCAAGAGCGAAACCGTCTCCCAGCATTCAGAGGGCTTGCCAGCCTGCTACCCCCTTCTCTCAAACGCTAATGTTGTGAAACGTAAGACAGCTGTGTTAGAACCCTCAGAAGGTTCCTCCCACGAGAACATCGTCTCTACATCGACAGAGAGTGAGGGCATCTTCGAAGGAGTTAGCTGTGGTGTCATACAGGAGATCACCTCACAGATTGTGTCACATCATTCACAGGAGGGAACAATTGTGACTG AAGATTCGAGTTCCGGAGTCAGAGCTGTGCTCTGTGTGTCGCAAGAGGGTTTACCCGATGGAGTCTCTGATCGCGGACAAGCAGAACTTCCATAA